AGCGACGGGCGGTCCAGGGACTGGATGCAGGCGAAGAGCTCGGCGGCGCGCCGGGCCTTGTTGGACTGGAGATGCCCGATCATGTGCCACGCGGCGTCCCGGGGGAGGGCATCGACCTTGCCCTGGGCTTCCTGCACGTAGTTCTCCCCGAAGAGCCGGGCCCCCGCGGCGTAGGCCTCGCGCACCCCTTCCGGGGAAACCGTCTTGGTGACGGCCAGGAGGCGCACCGAGGCGGGGTCTCTCCCGGCGGCGGCGGCGGCCCGCTCTACGGCGGCGCGCACCTCGCGGTAGCGCCGGCCCGCGGCGCCCAGGGCGTCACTCGGGGTCATGGGAACGGGTCCTTGGGGGGGAGACGCTCCAGGGCGCCAGGCCCGCCTCGGCCAGGAGGTCCGCGGTCTCCGCCATGGGCAGCCCCACCACGTTGGTGTAGGAGCCCCGGATTTCCGCTACCAAAAAGGCCCCCTGCCCCTGGATCGCGTAGCCCCCCGCCTTGTCGTAGGGCTCGGCGAGAGAGGCGTACCAGGCGATCTCGGGCTCGCCCAACCGGCGAAAGCGCACCTGCGTGGCGACACAGAGGCAGCGGTCCACCCCCGGCCCCCGAAAGGCCACCGCCGTAACCACCCGATGCCTCGCCCCCGACAGGGCCCGGAGGAATCCCTCGGCCTCGCTCCGGTCCCGGGGCTTGCCGAGCACCCGCCCCCCCAGCACGACCTCCGTGTCCGCCGCGAGGACCCAGGCCTCGGCCGGGGCGGCATCCGCCACGTCCCGGGCCTTGCGCCGGGCCACGTCCTGGAGGGCGTCGGAGAGGGTCAGGCTGGGAGAAAGGGTCTCGTCGGCGCGGCTCTTGCGCACCTCGAAGGGGATCCCCAAGGCGCCGAGGAGCTCCCGGCGGCGGGGAGAGCCGGAGGCCAGGATGAGGAGGCTCATGGGCGGATCCGGGCGAGGGGATGGGGGCCACGGGAGCACGCCGGGCGAGCCGGCGCACGAGCCACCGTACCGTAGACGATAGCCGGCGGGGTGTCAAGCGAGCCAAAGCCGCGCCATTCCTCGCAAAACAGGGCACGGGAGCGGGTTTGGGGTGCGAAGCGGGAGCCAACCCTGGTATCCTCCCGGTTGGGGCGTCCCCCGTGGGGGGCGCGGCGGCTGGCGGTTTGGGCCGCCGGTACTTCTTCCAAGCCCCTGGGGCCGCTGCGGCGGACGGAAGGGGCCAAGGGGCGGCCATGCGTAGCTTGCTGTGGGCGGCGGTGATCCTGGGAATCCTCTCCGGAGCGGGCACCGCCGGGACAGTGCCCGAAGAGCTCCACCTCATCTACACCTCGGATGTGCGCGGTACGGTGGGCATCTGCGGCTGAGCCCAGAACCCGCTTGGCGGTCTGGCCAAGAAGGCGCACCACGTCAACGAGCTTCGTTCCGCCGGGGGTCGGCCCCTGGTGGTGGACGGGGGAAACCTGTTCTTCTACCGGCGCCTGCTGCGGGAGGTGGAGGCCGAGCAGCTCCGGTACAAGGCCCGGGTCATCGTGGAGGCCTACAACGCCATCGGGGTGGCGGCCCTGGCCCTGGGGCCCTACGACTTCGCCGCGGGCATGGACGCGCTGCGGGCCCTGGAGCGGGTGGCGGACTTTCCCTTTCTGTGCGCCAACCTCCTGGACCGGGCGACCGGGGAGCCGCTCTTTGCGCCGTACGCCGTCGCAAAGGTGGGCGGGCGCACCGTGGGGCTCCTCGGGGTGCTCGACTCCGGCGCGCCCATCGAGGGTCTGGAGCCCCTGCGCCAGGGGATCCGGATCGACGCCCTCTACACCACCGTGAAGCGGTATGCCGAGGAACTGCGGGCCCAGGGCTGCGACTTCGTGGTGGTGCTCTCCTCTGCCGAACCGAAGCGGTTCCGCGTCATGGCCAAGAACATTCCCGAGGTCGACGTGTACGTGGCCGGCGACCCGGAGGACAAGCTCAAGCTCCCGTGGCGAATCGGCGAGGCCCTGGTGGCCAACACCACCCAGCTCGGCAAGTATCTGGGATCCCTGCGGGTGAGCTGGGGCGGGAAGGGAGCTCCCGAGTTCCGCAACACCTTTGTCCCCATGCACCCCGACGACCCGGACGACCCCGGGGTCCGCCGCCTCGTGGACGGCTATTACGCCTACGCGGGGATGGTGCGGTTGCAGCACCCCGAGCGGTATGTCTCGGAGGAGGAGCTGACGGTCAACCTGCGCGACAGCAAGCCCGTGTTCGCCTCCCAGCCGGCCTGCGCCGCGTGCCACCCGGCCCAGGCCGAGCAGTGGCGGGGCACCGGCCACGCCCGCGCGTACGAGACCCTGTCGGAGCGGGACCGAAACCGGGCCGAGTGCCTGGAGTGCCACGTCACGGGGTTCGGCGTCGCCGGAGGATTCGGGTCGGGCCTCGACCTGAGGGGCGTCCAGTGCGAGAGCTGCCACGGCCCCGGCAGCCTCCACCCGGCGCTCCGCATCGGGCGCACCCGCAAGGCCGTGGAGCCCTCGTGCCGCGGGTGCCACACCCCCTCCCAGAGTCCGGGCTTCAACCTCGCGGAGGCGTGGAAGAAGGTGGTCTGCCGGCGCGGGTCCGAGGACCGCCCCGCGCGCTGACCTGGACGCAGGGGGCGGTGGGTCAGGTCACGCCCTTGCCCACCAGGTACTTCCCCAAGTCCGCGTCGACGCTTAGGATGTGGGTCTTGAGCCAGTCCATGACCCGGCGCTGCACCTCG
The sequence above is a segment of the Thermodesulfobacteriota bacterium genome. Coding sequences within it:
- a CDS encoding Maf family protein, with product MSLLILASGSPRRRELLGALGIPFEVRKSRADETLSPSLTLSDALQDVARRKARDVADAAPAEAWVLAADTEVVLGGRVLGKPRDRSEAEGFLRALSGARHRVVTAVAFRGPGVDRCLCVATQVRFRRLGEPEIAWYASLAEPYDKAGGYAIQGQGAFLVAEIRGSYTNVVGLPMAETADLLAEAGLAPWSVSPPRTRSHDPE
- a CDS encoding multiheme c-type cytochrome, with amino-acid sequence MVDGGNLFFYRRLLREVEAEQLRYKARVIVEAYNAIGVAALALGPYDFAAGMDALRALERVADFPFLCANLLDRATGEPLFAPYAVAKVGGRTVGLLGVLDSGAPIEGLEPLRQGIRIDALYTTVKRYAEELRAQGCDFVVVLSSAEPKRFRVMAKNIPEVDVYVAGDPEDKLKLPWRIGEALVANTTQLGKYLGSLRVSWGGKGAPEFRNTFVPMHPDDPDDPGVRRLVDGYYAYAGMVRLQHPERYVSEEELTVNLRDSKPVFASQPACAACHPAQAEQWRGTGHARAYETLSERDRNRAECLECHVTGFGVAGGFGSGLDLRGVQCESCHGPGSLHPALRIGRTRKAVEPSCRGCHTPSQSPGFNLAEAWKKVVCRRGSEDRPAR